One region of Miscanthus floridulus cultivar M001 chromosome 19, ASM1932011v1, whole genome shotgun sequence genomic DNA includes:
- the LOC136526478 gene encoding uncharacterized protein: MASGRVVHGAWPRAGQGRKKGAAGAQGRPGSGRRGRGKGQPRAGRLARGQRAARLGKGRPGARAAGGRALRQRAALAEGRARKRARSGERSIRVDRRERRRGGREYRAGKRGVARRRGRSSGADVRGQRGGKGGEGERGRERARGRAEEREKGREGSTAAGGEGVRAGRWRAGSGRGQAWWQAGRGMAGSDCPAVKNR; this comes from the coding sequence ATGGCGTCGGGGCGGGTGGTCCACGGGGCGTGGCCGAGGGCAGGGCAAGGCCGGAAAAAAGGCGCGGCTGGGGCGCAGGGCCGGCCGGGGTcagggcggcgcggccgggggaaGGGCCAGCCGAGGGCAGGGCGGCTGGCGCGCgggcagcgggcggcgcggctggggaagggccggccgggggcacgCGCGGCCGGCGGCAGGGCGCTAAGGCAGCGGGCGGCGCTAGCCGAGGGCAGGGCCAGGAAGAGGGCAAGGAGCGGGGAGAGGAGCATTCGTGTGGACAGGAGGGAAAGGCGGCGAGGCGGACGGGAGTATCGCGCGGGCAAACGCggcgtggcgaggcgacgcgggcGGAGCAGCGGCGCGGACGTGCGCGGTCAGAGAGGCGGGAAGGGCGGAGAGGGAGAGCGGGGTCGAGAGAGGGCGAGAGGGCGCGCGGAGGAGCGGGAGAAGGGGCGAGAGGGTAGCACGGCGGCGGGCGGCGAGGGCGTGCGAGCGGGCAGGTGGCGGGCGGGGAGCGGGCGCGGGCAGGCGTGGTGGCAGGCGGGGCGCGGGATGGCTGGCAGTGACTGCCCGGCGGTCAAAAACCGCTAA